The DNA segment attcttaaaatattgCTACTTGACGCCCAATTGAAATCAAGTCAGTATTACTATACCTAAAGTTTATACGTTAAGAGGTTTTGCAGGAGATTTACAAAGAGCATTTTCAGATTTTCCAAATCTCTTTTCTAATCAAATACCATATGaccaattttttcatttttgtaaagcaCCTTCGTCAACCGCATTTTGCACGTAATTACACTTTTAATGGAGTTTTTTTAGAAGGTTTCAATGATTAAACTTTTATTGATTAACATGTCATACAAACAATCCTATTGAAATGTcaatccaaaattcatttaccaattgggtattcattttatttttctgatATTAAATTAAAGTTCCGTATAATTGATTAATTAAGTGAAGTAGTAACAGTTGAAGTAACAATATTAAAAAAGAGTTTTGTCtcactaaaaaagaaaaatacgaaCATTGTTCTTCATAtcttaaaaaaaacatatttgtTACTATTCAAACTTATATGACAATGAGCACAAGTCATACTCCTAAAACAAACCCTAACACAAGATAACAATCCtaaaaaacaacaccaaaaaaattaaaattgataacacgagataaaaaaaaaaatgtacAGTGAGTCAACACCCATTTAAcctaaaatgactaaaatacccCTAACACCTTTCATTTCTTTGCTTTCTTAGCCGGTGACTTAATACTCTTCGGCTTCTTCACAACCTTCTTCGCCGGAGTTTTCTTCACTTTAGCAACCGCCGGTTTCTTCAccggagttttcttcactctagCAACCGCCGGTTTCTTCACCGGAGTTTTCTTCAGTTTCGCCGGAACAACAACAACCGTCTTCTTAGCTTTCTTCGCCGGCGCTGCTGCTTTGGCCTTCTTCACCACAACCTTCTTCGGAGCCACAGCTTTAGTCTTCGCAGCTCCGGCAGCGACGGCGGTCTTCTTTGGTTTCGCCGGAGCAGCTGGCTTAGCGGCGGCTGGGGCCAGCTTGAAAGAGCCCTTGATTTTTGTGAGTTTGCCGGAAGCAACAAGCTTCTTCAACTGAACTAAAAGCAATTTCCTGAAATTGGAAGGCAAATCCTTTTGCTTTTCCTCAATGAATTTCGCTATCGCCACTTGACTTGAACCAGTTCTCTCCTTTAACGCCACTATCGCTTCTGATATCATCTGTAAATTAAAAAACAGATTTAATTAACTGTTTAATTACAGTTctcctatataaaaaaaaaaaaaaaaaaaaccggtTATAAAATTACCTCAGCATAAGGTGGATGAGATCTGGGTTTCTTtggggcagaagttttctttGCAGCTGTAGACGCCATTGTAGTCTGTAGAACAAACAGAGTTTAATTTACGAAAATTGAATGCTATGTGCTAATTGCAACGAGAGAATGATGAATTTTGCTGAAAACATCGAATGCAAtataaaggaaaatggagagatcTTATtggtttaaaaaagaatgacGCGGATCGATATATGAATGAGGAAATATGAGCGGTTGGATTATTAAATTAATCAACGGTTGAGATGAGCTCTGAGGTCTGTCACGCGGATCGAAAGAAATTTgcctctttttgttttttttactttttatcccCACGAAAGAAGTAGGAGGTTTTGGTGTGTTGTTTGAAAAGGAATTGGAggttaaatattttgaattattgtttttttattttgatgaggtttgaatctttattttaaaaaaaggacTTAATTTACGTTTCTGTCAATTATTTATACTAGTCTTAGGCCCCGTTTGTccataaaagaatttttttttaaaacaaattccaaaaatatatttatccataaaaaattagaagtttttgaaaaattttcgaaaattattttcagaattttCATAAAACTGCaacattttttcaagtgaaatgcatgttcaaccataatttaaaatttcaaatactattttttaaaaaaaatatatataatttttatgtccaaacgcctacttagtGTACCCACTTTGTGCGTGTTCCTGATATTAATAAGAATAAGCTTTTATAACTAACATAAATATGATTCAAAAGATGTGTTTGtactataatattaaaattaaaaacattacaactttcaaaatgataaatattaattatgttTAGGAGTTTGATCTACTCTAGTGATTCTTCCTTCAATTTATTATAGTACTTGTTTCATTATACAATAGTGTTAATAGAATGCGTTTGATTAGAAGGTTAAAAAACCATTCAACATTACATGAATACTTGGGTATGTGTATTGCGTGTATATTCCATGTTACTTATTATAAATTTTGGGTCTAATGTTTTTTCAACAATTGAAAATTATTTAATCATATTGTCAAGATCCAAAACCAACTTATCGTGATGACGCATATCATagtattaggcaagccaactaatcaGACATTTCCAACACTTTAAAGCTTTGAAACATATTAAAAcagtttaatttaaagaaaatcttttAAAACAAGATAGGGAGTCATCTCAATACATAATCTCTCCCAAAATTGgagtgtcaccgagtacatgagcatctacataaaGATATAGTCTGGTACACCATCTAGAGATCTAAACAGAAACATAAAATGAAAGATTAGGGAGGAGATATGAGGAATACGACATCtctatctacatgccaatgtacatgttGTATGAAATGTACCACACTAGAAgcctcgtgtactcacactctcagaatactcaatcactcagtattgtatggccaatccattccttggcaagacaaatactctttgcaacaaataaagatatatatatcttttggaaataaaaaaaacttttcggatatatatatatatatatatatatatatatatatatatatatatatatatatatatcgactgacagtcagtcactcaatattgtataaggccaatccagacCAGGAAAAAATAcatccctaaatataaatgattcgggcatGATCCATGCCGAGGGAAGATCCGTCCCTTAATataaatcaactgcgctcacggtgggtgtgcagactccggatgggctccttcagcccaagcgctataataagccacaTCCAggcataataaataaaatataatgcGGTGTACagtctgatcccataaatatcactcataatcaggtcatcggcctcgctcagtcatcaatctctccagtgtCTCGGGCTCACAACGCTCAAACTAAGCAGCCCCAATTAATGATACGAGATGTGACAATGTGCAATAATAGAGACGGGGATATGATATGAATGACACATACGACTAAGTACTTGACTGgaattaaacaattaactcaacGACAAGGAACAACCGTTGttggtcccaacagtaccagcatatagcctaaaccaCAGTTTATACGGTGCACGCCAATATGTATatcacctagcacgtgcgtcacctcAATCTCAATCGCATAATACGTAAATTCGATGTTTcgtaccctcaaaaccaagtttagaagtgttacttacctcagaccGTACAAATATCTACTCCAACATGCCCCTTGCCTCGTGAAACGgtctctgaatgcctcgaatctatccacaaacaaatccgataccaaaatctagcctcgaatcaatttcataagaaaatactaagctcttaatcaaaagtcaaaaggtcaactcaaaagtcggcccccagacccacgtctcagaattgggtaaaagtcataaaatccgaacacgcattcaaccacaagtccaaccatacattTTGAAAACACGAGACtcccatcgcgaacacgaaggaggAAACCAAAACTGGACACCAGAAATTCTTCAGCAgtattccaagtccaaaattgatctgttaaccatctgaaactcactcgaggcgaggcctccgggacctcaaccaaacataccataaagtcctaaaatacgataagaacttagtcgaacccccaaatcacctaaaacaacatcaaaaatatgaatcgcaccccaattcaagcctattgaaactaaggaaattccaacttctacaaacgacgctgaaacctatccaATCAAGTACGAtcgaccccaaattttgcacacaagtcacaaatgataccACTGACCTACTTCAACTCCCGGAACTCCAATCCGAGCCTtgtaaccacaaagtccactctaggtcaaactttcaaatttccaactttcgctatttcaagcctaattcaactatagatctccaaatcacaatccggacacgctcctaagtccaaaatcacccaacggagttaacagaaccatcaaaattccattatggagtcgtttacacataagttaacactgggtcaatattttcaacttaagcttccaactttgagactaagtgtctcaattcattccgaaatctctccggacctgaaccgactatcccgacaagtcacataacaactataaaaGCACAAAATAAGCAGTAAATTGGGGGACGGGGCTacaattctcaaaacgatcgggcGAGTCGTTACACATATTTTACTCAATTTTATGAGTACTTAAACGTGTATGCTAAAACTTGTACACTTATCCTATTAATACTTTAGTGGTCACATGTATCAAAACTAGAGAATTATTAATAGTCTTTATAAATATTTAGCTTGATTGTtatcttattttatttatgatttctttctaAAATACTTTATTTACATGCGATCAATTACATAAATACATCATTTTTCTATTTCTATCCCTACAAAATATTGATCAACCTTTTTactcttttaaaattaatttcacGTTAAGaatttgtcatttaattattttctaatttttatgacCTTAAAATTAATTCCATTAGGCAATAATAATGGACAAAGAATTTGAGTGTACTTTCAATTCTAAGTGAATCAAATTGCTCTTTGAACTTCTAAAATCACGCCCACCTCTTACTTTTGTATGAATTATTATTAATGCTTCCCTGCCTTTTTATCAGAATCATATTTTACCAGGAATAAAAGTTGCAGGATCTACTAACCACCCCGGTTTCATTAAAAGAGCACGTTAATTTACTCTTTTTCAGATATATATATCCATGAACAGTAAGATAAAAAGAATCATAATTACTCCATGTTATATATATAATTCAAGTAAGGTAAGAATTTTATAAGGTAAATCACAATTACCCTAAAATTTAAGATActtagtttaaataaggaaagatttaataattaaaattatcGTCAATTCAAAGTCTTCTATATTGAGGAAATAATTGAATGACCATTTTATCaaatatgaagttatttttcaaacggtaaaaagacgaacgatatttaGCTAAGGTACTTTATGATTTAGCAAACTTTGTGGTTAAGTCAAATGGCAAACTACTATAAAGCCACTTGGCAttttaggaaaatatttataataataCCTAATTTAAATTGGAAGATAagcttttttttaatttaaatggaAAGATAGTAAAAAAGATTCTTCTGGATCTAAATGGAAAGAGTGAGTATttttggctgagtttgcttacaacaacaattatcagtctagcatcgagatggctccatttgaggctttatatggtcggcgatgtcattctcccatctgatggtttgagcccgacgaggctaagttatatggtactgatttagtgaaggatgccttgaaaaaggtaaagttgTTTCAAGAGCGACTTCGCACATCACAATTCAGACAGAAGAATTACGCGGATCaaaaggcgcgtgatttatcatttatggtgggcgagcaggtcctcttgaaagtctcgccgataaaggaaatcatgagattcgggaagaatggcaagtttggcccaaggtttataggtctaTTTGAGGTGTttagacgagttggggaggttgcttatgagcttactttgcctcccagtctatcgggagtccATCCGatcttccacgtgtctatgctccggaagtatcatgccgacatgtcgcatgtgttagactacatcacagtcagttagatgagagcccgAGTTATagggaggagccagttgccattgttgacaggcaggttcgccagttgaggtccaagaagatttgtGCAATAAAGGTTCAATGGATAGGTCAAccagttgaggaggcgacttgggagatcgaggagtacatgcgaagcagatatccacacttattcggcactccaTGTACGAAtatagacccgttcgaggacgaacgtttgtttaagaggtgagaAATGCAAtgatccgactggtcgttttgctttctagatccatgTTCCCCTGAATAACACTCATTGTATTtgactttactattttatgacttgcggggatggttagttcgggtttggaaggattcaggttgaaatcgaaacacttagttctttaatattggcttaaaaagggttaagtttgacttgggtcaaaatttctagtaaacgacctcgaaaccgAGATTTGGCAGcctcaataggttcgtatgatgattttggattttgactcatgcccggatcgggttttggatgacccgagagcgtttcggcgcttaatattgaaagttggtgcattgaaggttttcgagttctttaagtttggtttgaagtagaatttggtgttatcgaggtccgtttgggatttcgagcctgaaaatagttttgtatggtgatttaagacttgcacgcaaaatttggtgtcattccgagttgatttgataggaatcggacgcgcggaagtgtttttagaagttttgaatttcatgatttgattcatgcattTTGGCGTTCGATTTGttattttagatgttattttggtgtttcgatCGTGCGGGTGAGGTCGTATGACGTTTTtaaacttgtgtggatgtttggtgtggatccccgagggctccgGTGAGTTTCGAACGCGTTCGGAGGGATGGGAGGACTTCAGTTTTCTGGTTTTATTTTGTTGGTGCCtcaggtatcgcaaatgcgaaactttgttcgcatttgcgaggttggcttcgcaattgtgatgaAGCCTGGACGAGTcaggactcgcatttgcgagcttttcctttgcttttgcgATTAGcacctcttcgcatttgcgaacatcctggtcgcatttgcgaccctgcAGCACCCGGAGTCTCTTATTTGCATCTATTTCTGTCTACTCATAgtttagtattttgtatattctactagttgctcatacacttgtgacaccaggtcttggaacacATACTATTAGTCTTTATGAATTTGGAGTATTTATGTCACTGTATTTGCTCACTCATTAGCCTTCATTTTACTTTATTACATTGTTCTACTCCTCATTTTCTTAATAAATGAAATTCAACTActtaaaaattttattaaaaagagCAATTACATgattagttcaccgttggcttgcctagcagcgacgttgggcgccatcacggcctataggagaaactCGGTCGTGACAATGGAAGTTGCAAACAATGATATGAATAAGTTTAAGTTATCGGTAACGCAATAACAtggataaataattaaataaaagaatagaataacatgtaaataaataatTTCAGTATAGAGATATATAGAAAAATAAGAATTATTTGATTTTTGAGAATAGAAAGTTTTTAAATAATAAAGAGATAAGTCATACTATATGGATAAGATACacgtatttaaaaatattttaatagatcaaataaaataaaaggcatAGACAAATGCCATAattctaaaaaataaattttaaaatataaaaacataatttaaattcttaTATAGTTAGTTTCGATAGAAAATTAAAGTCATTGGCATGCAGTTGGATTCTCTTGCTCAATTAGCATTTCCGTTTTTAGAATCGAGATATGTGATAGATGTAGTTTGGATTAGAACAATTTTAAAGTGATTCTCAAAAAGATAATGGTCATGGGTATGTAGTTTGATTCGATCGATTGTAAAGTAACTCCAATAACTTGGAGTGGAGTTAAATCAATCATAAATGTACATAATAACAAGAGGAACTAATAGCAAGCTATATATCAATGTGTTTTGTGgggataatattttaaaatatgaagctactcatatATCGTTTGAACAAACTGTCAATTGTATTACTTCACGGTGAAATTAGTTATCCAATCTTTTATAGTTTGTCTTATATCTAAGTTGTTTGAAAGTAATATATAGACTTTTTAGCTTTTTTCTGTGAATTGTAACAGTTGTTATGATAAATAGATATGAATGGAAGTATGGATTCTTCTTTGATGACTCGGGTATGGACTGTGATTTCTTAGTCCGTTATTAATATTTATATTCTcacaaattattttgagcctatTGATTGAGCAGTTGTTTGAGTCGGTATATATGCGTAAATTACAATAAAATTGACTTAAATAaggtaaataaataaaagaataaaattacACTATTTGGGATTACTATTacataaaataacaacaacaataacaacaacatcaataacaacaataacccagtaaaatcccattaATGggttctggggagggtagtgtgtacgtagaccttacccctaccctgaaggagtagagagactgttttcgaaaGAGTCTCGgctcaataaaataaaaagacaaaaggagacaatattagtatcaccatgGAAATCAtaggtaaaataaaaataacatgaaatccagaagaaaaatacaaagcaaaagcgatagctattAAATATTTTCTGCACTGAAAtgcgaaatagtaagacacaatattgccactagctatcttagacaaaaatcaTACTAGACTAGTCTCACAATGGCAcgaagtaaggcaagactcaactacctcctaacctacaaccctaatactcgacctccacatcttcctattaagtgtcatgtcctcaaaaatctgaagcatctccatatcctgcctgatcacctctctctagtacttcttaggccgccctctacctcttctcgtgcccttcacaaccagccgctcacacctccttaccggagcatctgggcttctcctctgaacatgcccaaaccatcttagcctcgcttcccgcatcttgtcatcaatgggagccacgtgcaccttctcccgaataacatcattcctaatcttatctatcctagtgtgcccgcacatccacctcaacatccttatCTCTGCTACTTTCTTCTTCtgaatatgtgagttcttaacaggccaacactcagccccatacatcatagccggtctaaccaccgctttatagaacttacctttaagtatCGGTGGCAGTCTCTTGTCGCACAGGACTCCATATGCTAACCtctacttcatccatcctaccccaataaggtgtgtgacatcctcgtcgatctccctccCCCCTGGATAATCGATCccaggtacttgaagctgcctctacttgggatgacctgtgattcaagccccACATCCATGCCCACTCCCCCCCGGCTCaacgctgaacttacactccaggtattccatcTTCGTCCTTATTACTATTACATAAAAGAAGGCGAATC comes from the Nicotiana tabacum cultivar K326 chromosome 14, ASM71507v2, whole genome shotgun sequence genome and includes:
- the LOC107785532 gene encoding histone H1.2 → MASTAAKKTSAPKKPRSHPPYAEMISEAIVALKERTGSSQVAIAKFIEEKQKDLPSNFRKLLLVQLKKLVASGKLTKIKGSFKLAPAAAKPAAPAKPKKTAVAAGAAKTKAVAPKKVVVKKAKAAAPAKKAKKTVVVVPAKLKKTPVKKPAVARVKKTPVKKPAVAKVKKTPAKKVVKKPKSIKSPAKKAKK